Below is a window of Cupriavidus sp. MP-37 DNA.
GGTCCGGCACCGCAAAGCCGCAGAAGTCCGGATGCATCGGCTTGGGTTTGCTCAGCGTCTTCTCGCACAGCACCGCGGCGTGGAATTCCTTGGCGCCCATGTCCATGATGCGCTGGCGGATGGCCGCCATGGTCTCGCCTTCATCGAGGATGTCGTCGAGCACCAGCACCACGCGGTCCTTGACCGATTCGCGCGGCGCCACGCGCCATTGCATCTCGCCGCCGACGGTCTTGTTGTTGTAGCGCGAGAGGTGGATGTAGTCGAACTCCAGCGGGAATGCCAGCTTGGGCAGCAGCATGCCGGTGAACACCACCGCGCCGCCCATCACCGACAGCACCAGCGGGAAGTCATTGCCCATCCTGGCGGTGATGTCCGCGGCCATGCGGTCCAGCGAGGCCTGGACTTCCGCGGCGGAGACGATTTCTTCGGAA
It encodes the following:
- a CDS encoding hypoxanthine-guanine phosphoribosyltransferase, coding for MMSAEQARELWANSEEIVSAAEVQASLDRMAADITARMGNDFPLVLSVMGGAVVFTGMLLPKLAFPLEFDYIHLSRYNNKTVGGEMQWRVAPRESVKDRVVLVLDDILDEGETMAAIRQRIMDMGAKEFHAAVLCEKTLSKPKPMHPDFCGFAVPDRYVFGCGMDAKGYWRNLDSIRALV